In a genomic window of Occallatibacter riparius:
- a CDS encoding SDR family oxidoreductase — protein sequence MAKYLVTGAAGFIGRSIAAALLARGESVRGIDNFITGRRTNLVGIETMEFIEGDLADPAACARACKGVEVVFHEAALASVPRSVADPVGTNVNCVDATLNVLVAARDAGVRRVVYAGSSSAYGDTPTLPKHEEMKPSPISPYAVAKLAGEHYLASFTRVYGLETVTLRYFNVFGPYQDPTSHYSGVLAIFCRKMLKGEQPTIYGDGEQSRDFTYIDNVVHANLLAAEAPADRVSGEMMNAATGRRITLNETFKVLRDLTGHKGEPAYGPARSGDVHDSLADIRKAEERMGYKPLVDFREGLRRTVDWYRESEGL from the coding sequence TTGGCTAAATATCTTGTGACAGGAGCGGCTGGTTTCATCGGCCGTTCCATTGCGGCGGCGCTCCTGGCGCGCGGCGAGTCGGTGCGCGGCATCGACAATTTCATAACAGGCAGGCGCACGAACCTGGTCGGCATCGAAACGATGGAATTCATCGAGGGAGATCTGGCTGATCCTGCGGCGTGCGCACGCGCATGCAAGGGTGTCGAGGTTGTATTCCACGAGGCCGCGCTGGCATCGGTACCACGGTCAGTGGCCGATCCGGTAGGCACAAATGTGAACTGCGTGGATGCAACTCTGAACGTGCTCGTAGCTGCACGTGACGCGGGCGTGCGCCGCGTGGTGTATGCGGGATCATCGTCGGCTTATGGCGACACGCCGACTCTGCCGAAGCATGAAGAGATGAAGCCGAGCCCTATCTCGCCGTACGCCGTGGCGAAGCTCGCGGGCGAGCACTATCTGGCCTCGTTTACACGTGTGTATGGGCTGGAAACTGTGACACTCCGTTACTTCAACGTGTTCGGGCCCTACCAGGATCCCACGTCGCATTACTCCGGCGTGTTGGCCATCTTCTGCCGCAAGATGCTGAAGGGCGAACAGCCCACGATCTACGGAGACGGCGAGCAGAGCCGCGACTTTACCTACATCGACAACGTGGTACATGCGAATCTGCTTGCGGCCGAGGCGCCGGCTGATAGGGTCTCGGGTGAGATGATGAATGCCGCGACCGGCCGGCGAATCACGCTGAATGAAACGTTCAAGGTTCTGCGTGACCTGACCGGGCACAAGGGCGAGCCCGCCTACGGTCCGGCGCGCTCCGGCGATGTGCACGATTCGCTTGCGGATATCCGCAAAGCGGAAGAGCGCATGGGGTACAAGCCCCTGGTGGATTTCCGGGAAGGATTGCGCAGGACCGTGGATTGGTATCGGGAGAGTGAAGGGCTTTAG